In Arvicanthis niloticus isolate mArvNil1 chromosome 16, mArvNil1.pat.X, whole genome shotgun sequence, the sequence ATTTCTAGAATAGTAGAGCCAGGTACTTTCTGTAGAGTTGATTATAGGACAATTGGCAATTCTAGTAACTCTGGTTTAAGTAAAGATATGAAGAAAAGGTACTCATGAAATCCCAGGCAACCGAGAACCCTGGAGTGATGCTCTCAGTGAGTCCCCTGGAGTGATGCTCTCAGTGAGTCCCCTTCAGGAAGCATCCTGGCTAAGGAACCGCATCTTTGTGTTTTTAACATGTTCTGGGGACATGCTGTCTCCAGTGGTTTGTGTAATTCGTGGTGTCTCCTCTCTACAGTGATTATGAAGAGCTATCCCAGGTCTAGAGCTGTCATTGGTGACATTGTTTAGGGTTTCTGCTGTGACTGTTTTCCATTTCAGGTTGTCTCTTTCAACCCTGCTTCTTTCATTCCAGCAAATGTGTGGATGCTGCATCCAAGCCTCTGTCCTGGAGTCCTTTTCCTAAGGCCAGCAACTGCCAGCAGCATTTTAGAATTCTGTGTCTGGGACAGTTGGCATTTGTGGAAACATAAGTTTTAGCCTTAACTTATTCTAGCACAGTTAGAtgagatgttttcattttattttaaaatatatttttgttacaaGTACCAAGTCATATCTACCATGACACAATTTACCTGATAATTATCTTATATGATCTTAAAAATTggttaagaaataaatatatgaattttttCTGTCTGAATTTTCTGAAATTTCACATTCTTTGTTCCCTGCCCTCACAATATTATAGAGAGATTTTGCCCACTGTCTGTGCAGTATTGAACATCCACAAAATTGACAGTACACCTATGCACTTCAATATTGAAAGTGAAAGATAGTGGGTGTTGCAGGTGGTATCTGCAGGCTACCTTGATAGCGATTCTGAACACATTAGTAGAGTCCAGCTTTCAGTGGGAATGTTGTAGCAATTGATGGAGCACAAGAGGGGGGACAGAGACTTGGGAAGTAACTGTCTGGATCTGGGCGGGTGATATAAGGCTGGAAAGACAGACTCTGAGATCATCCATAGGCCTGGGCTGCTCTGGcacttctgatctccacaggagGAAAATGCATCTCCAGATTTAGAGAGGTACTCCTGTGTTCATCTCCCATCTGATAAGAAACACACCTAGCCTCTAAGGATTTAGTTTCTCAGCAGTCTCTTGATATATCTTTTGTTGGCATCTTTTTCTGGAGGTATCTATGGAATTTATCTTCCATGGGTCACAAGCCGAGAGATGTTCATCTGTTTTCCTGTTCCCTAAGTATCAGGAACTTATAAAGATTTGTGATTATCTATTTTGAGGGAGCAAATGTTGTTTTATGCTCTGTCTGGGACCTATTTAGTACAGATCAGAGGTGACTGAAGAGGCCACAGGTAAATCAAGAAAGGAAATTTTTTTGACTAACCTGTATAACATACTGACTCTTTGACACAGATTGAAAtacttcatatacatatatatgagacacCATTAGAAGAAGTATAATGTATAATTTGGGGGCTGGTAACTACTTGAATATTAACCTCATTTTCAATGTTACTTTTGGAATAGTATGTGAATGACCATAAAagctaaagaaataaaacagaaatggcaGGCAAGATCTGAAATTAATTAGCAGTTATATATGGCAATCAACATACTAAAGTGGTGACATATCTGGTTGCCCAGTGGTGGAGCCTGAGAAGAAATCCACCCTTGCACTGGGTGGCAAAGACTTCTGACAGTTTGCCCCTTGATGATCAGTACATGGAAAATGAGTAACAAAGTGTGAGATTAAGGAGACTCTAGAAACCACCTTGTCCAGTCCCCTCTCATACAGGAACAAACAGAACCTCAAAGACTAACAAGTGGCCTGGCACTGTCCCACACCCAGTGAGAAGCAGCTTGGACTGCTTCTGTTCTATCCATGGCCCTTCCAAGCTTgactgaggaaggagggaagcaaaTGTGAACAGCAATGTTCAGGATTCTAGATTTTTCTTCAGAAGTTTCTCAAGCTGATTGTGCCTGGAATTTCTTACCACTTCAAGCACCTCTCATTTCCCAACTCTGAGGATTTGGCAAAAACACCAAAGCTGAGATAAAGGAGGAAATTCCCTTCTACCTCAGTATCAGAGACACTGACACTGTAGGGAATTCTCGGGAACAATGTGTCTCAATTGTGTGTAGAGGCAGCATTGTGGTCTGAAGGCTTTATCTTGTAATAAATCTTGGGCAGGTAGCAAAGAAAGTTTCCCATAAAAGCACCCAAGAGTTCCCTGTGGGGACTTTCCCCTGCCTGTATTTCAGTAGGAATTTCTTCTACATTCATCATACCTatttacaacaaacaaacaaacaaacaaacaaacaaacaccatgtAGTAGGAATGCAATCATTCCTTACTCTGAAATGATGAAAATATTGGGGAGGAAGATACAAAAAAGATTCTCATATGCCCATCTTTAAAAACCTGAATCAATTACTATGTATACCCCACTAACATTTCTTGGCAAATGAAGATCTCAGTCTAGTCAATGTTTGAAAATTACCTTTATACGTTTCCCCACACTGTTAGTAAGTGCAGAGTCTGGACAAACTTGAGGCCCTCTGATCTCACATGTTGGTTGTCATAAGCCAGTGTTCTGCACCGTCagcatgcctctgtctcttagACGTTTCCTTAAGCCCCAACTCATTGTCTATACGGGCACTGAGCAGGAGCTGAGCTAGACACGATGCTAGGCTCATTCCTATTTTAGAAATGAAACACTTGTCTTATACATATATAAGTTGATTTTTGCAAATCACAAGCCCAGAAAGTAAAAGAATCAAGATTGGGATCTATGTCTTTTACTGTGTGGTTTAGTCGTAATAACGGATATACTTGCTGGGAAGAAAGCCAATCCCATTCATATTGTGAGATAGACCATTGGCCTTCAGCGAATACTTTGGTAACAAAATGAAAgacataaaatacaaacatataaacatatttcttttacCCAAGAACTTATTTTGTCTTAGACTATGAACAGTGCTTATCATTTCTGGGATTACTCAAAAGCTATTTGTTCTGTCAGTCTATGGAGATATGATACAAGTTTCATATATTAAAGTGGTAGGGCAGAATTGATCACATATGAATCCTGGTCTTCTGAGTCACCTTAATTTTTCTTGATAATCAAAGCTTCTAACAATGGAATGCAGAATGCAAACTGGCTGACCTAACCAGTATCCTACCTACCATGTCTTCTGTGCCACCTACTgtttataatgataaaaaaaaaagagataatataCTTATACCCTGATGGTCAttcttctagaagaaaacaaacaaattaataagaCCATTATCTCTAAAAGTACCATTCTACATGATTTCATGCTTACTTTATTCAAATTGTGCTTCTCTTTTACAAAGTTTGATAAAGCAGTCAGCTAATTCTTTAACCAAGAAATCAGTgtttattgagtatttgctaTTTATTGCATTCGCATAACCAGCTGCAGTTGTTTAATGAAGCATTTATGCAATTCCTGTGGAACAGACTTTTCTATGGATAACATGAGTGCCCTTTGACAGTTGAAAAGCTATTGAGGATACTGTGGAAAATTACTGTTAAGAATTGTCTCTTCAGCAATGACATAAGTTCTTTTATGTACCTAGGTTAGGAGTTAGGTTTCAACTTTGTTGCCTTTTCCAGTCTTCTGACTCTTCAAGACTGATATGAATTGTTCTTGTGTTGAGAGCAATAAACACGTGTCCACAGCAAACAGAATCACCACCAACAATGGGAAAATTAGTTGTAGCCAACAATACTTGCTTTTGTAAGCTGGAATGGAATGTAGATACAATAAGTATACAATTCACATTAGGAAATGAAAAATGGGACTCAGAGTCATCTTTAAGAAGAACACAAGCATGCTTGTCCATCATTAGTATAATGGAGTAtccaggaacagagagagaatattcagGATCCTGAGTTCCACAGTCTGTGCTCTCTAAAGCACTGTGGAAGTATAAATGTTTCTCAATAAACCCTGTCTACCAATTCTTCTAGAGAGTGAAAGTCAGGAAACAGGATGCTACTATCTGATGACTTGGATATATAAAGGACACAGTATGAAGCCAGAGATAATTAAACACCAGAACATAATTCTATGTTTTACCATCTTGCttttttatacattattataaaaatgccaaaataaaacaaaatttctgcCTTCAGCAGCAAGCAAACATTTCAAACTTCCCCTCTTATGTGACATTACATAAGAGCAGCTTATCTTATGAATCATAGAGCCAGCCCACCTGCCTTTCCTCAGCAGGCACACTCTCATCCTTCTTGATCTGCACACATAGTTCTCTGAGGATCTGATTTTCTTCCCTACCATCAATAGTTAATATGGACTCTTCAAACTCTTTGTCTCTACTTCCTTCAGCTTCCTAAACCACTTTCAATTTGATAAATACAAACACTCTTCTTTAGAAAGCAAtagataaaaattttcaaatgttaattaTAGTATGTTATGTCTGGACAAGCTTTTACAGTTTATAAAGCCTTTTGGCAAAAGTATCTCATTAATCTTTATAAATTTCCATTTAGTGCACAGGTATTACCATCAACACATAACAAATAAGGACTCTTCTGTGGACATACATCCTTGGTCGCCTCATTGCAAattttttaggctttctagtcAACCACAATGGCCTTGTTGTACTAACTTTAAACACTGACTCATAAgcccactttctcttctcctgctatgaactatttttttccttcatcaaCTTACCTTTCACTATAGCAACTCTGAATTTGTCAGATTCATATGGCAGCTTCTTAAGATAGCCCGTGCAGTAGTAGGTGCCACTGTCATTAAGTGTGGCATTTCTAATGGAGATGCCAGGGCTCTCATAAGAGTAGTTGAAAGCATGGTTGTTCCTGTAGTAGGTCACCTTGCGGACCTTCCAATTCTTCCAGCCATGGCATCTGATGTCAAAGGATCCATTGTCTAAGACCACATCAGCAGATGTTTGAAGGAGCAGCCACTCTGAAGAACATTCATTACAttagtgttatttatttaataatggaTAAGAAATGAAGCAGGGGAAGTggagcagacagacagatccaCAGACAGATAAAAAGGAGTCATCCATGAATGACCATTAACCAATTTCTTTGTTTATAAGATCaattaaacatgaaaatgaatagaaatgcgAAATAGATGGAGTTGAGGAAGTGGGGAACAGCTCCAGAACAAGATGGAAACCTGGGATAAGGGCGGTTCCCAAGAATCAGTGGGGGTgatcttagctgtgactcactacactggggatatggaacctgaaaaggctacctcctgtagccaggcagaaaccccagtagagcaatagagacaccaacccacccacaaaactttcaaccccaaatttatcctatCTATAAGAAATACAGGCACAGggaatgaagcagagactaagggaatgccCAACCAATAACctgcccagcttgagacccatcccatgggcaagcaccaatccctaacactattaatgatactctgttatgcttgcagacagaaacaagttatcctttgagaggctccacccagcagcttactcagacagatgcagatgctcacaggtaaaCAGTGGAttgagcttggggactcttatggaaaaatAATAGGAAGAATTGCAGGTCCAgaaggggatagggactccataggaagaccaacagagtcaactaacctggacccttgaggctcTAAGAAtctgaaccaccaagcaaagaacatacacgggctgGGCCTAGGctttcctgcacatatgtagcagatgtgcaccttGGTCTCCATATGGGTCtcgaacaactggagtgggggctattccaaaagctgttgcctgtatgtaggatatgttcttctagctggactgccttgtctgttcTTATTGGGAAAGGAAGTggctagccttgcagagacttgaagtgccagaatTAGTGGTTATCCAGAGGggtccccacccactcagagaagaaggggaatgGAGGATAGGAGAAGGATTATAGGAGGGgatgactgggagggggcagtgagggCGATATACAGTGAATgagtaaaacaaaattaatttaagtttaaaaaggaataaagataaaataacatGTATAACTTGAAACCCACACCAGTGAATCCTTTATCCCTCTGACAAGTCAGTCTGGAGCCATAAAGTGTCTTGTCTTGCATTACTGGGCCCCTATGTGGAAACCCAAAGCAAGAATTTTCTTCAAATCTATTCTAGCTGTCTAGCTAAGAGGGAGCAGACAGATATACTCCAAAAGGTTTGAGCAATGAAGAAATGTTTTTGCTCTTTCTTCCAAGAGGCTTCTCAGTTCTGTTGTTAATTATAAGTTGGCCAAAATACCTCCTTAAAATATGTACaccaattttaattatttgtttaatttttatttattgtcagtTTTGCTATATAGATCTATGAAGATACAGAGATGTATCTGGTTCTGTTTTTTCAGTAGTACCTAACATAGTGTTGAGAAGTTTGTAGACACTCAGTGATTAATTGTCAATAATGATTCTGTAAATTGTAAGAATCATATTCTATGGCTAATGTCATTCTAAAGAATTGTAAAACATTCTTCACAAATGGGGAGTTTTGAATGAGAACATGTCTAACATAGGCAAGCATATTGTATCTACTACCAGGAAATGTAAGACTGTTATTCATGGTTCAGTTTGTATTTGGAATTTTATAAGTGTTAAAACATGTCTTTTCAACCAAAGAAAATATAATCTATAACTTTTCCTTTCAAAAGATAGTATGCTAATTCAATATTTACTAATACCTAAGTATGTTGTTTTGTCACAAAAATGAGTAATAAACTATTTCTTGAACTAAATAATAGAATTGGTTTTAGTAATAGTAAAACACATGAAGAATTAACAGAAGTGTCCTTCATGGCTCATAGATTGTTCAGAGCATTACTCAAACATTATGATGCAAGCATACATACACAGCTTTTTGTGGTATCCATATGCCTATAATACCATCCTATCACACAATTCATCTATATCTAggtaaaacagattttaaaaaacaggGCATATGAATAGTATTTTGACAGAATAGACTATTACAAAATGATTAAAGAGAAGAAGACATGAGATGTCTTGAGTGATATGCTCCTAGAATAACATACATTATTGCCATTTTCTAGTGCattagttcttttttattttttccgagacagggtttctctgtgtagccctggctgtcctggaattcactctgtagaccaggctggccttgaactcagaaatccacttgcctctgcctcccaagtgctgggattaaaggcgtgcaccaccactgcctggccacattAGTTCTTAATGCACTAGCTTACAACTCCTTTATGGGGTTCAAACAACAATTTCACATGTGTTGCTTAAgaccataggaaaacacagatattcatgaatcataacaatagcaaacttacagttattaattagcaacaaaaataattttatggttaggtgtcaccataacatgagTAACTATATTACAGGactgcaacattaggaaggtaaAGTACTGCTGTTCTAGTGGGTCACTCTTCACGTGAAAGATATACATTCCCATATCCCTGGAACATACCTTGTATCACGTTCAAGTACACCGGCTTACTCTTATAAAATCCTTGGTTCTGACAAATGTATTTTCCACTGTCTTGAATGGTGGCACTCAGAATGACCAAATGTGAAGATGTCACGTTAGAGGTGATACCGTTGTGGATCCATTTAGTAGAGTTCATTTCAAGAAACTTGTTCCCATTGCATGAAAGGATCACTTTCTCTCCTGTAAATATTCTAATCCACGGTGGGTCCAAGGACACAACAGATTTCTGAGTGGCTTAAAGAAGGTAAAATTGTGGAGAGAAATAAACTAATTCATTGAGAATTATCCAGTCTCAAAAGTATAAACATGCCAATAGTCAATCAATGGTCCATCTTGTTAGTAACAATCCTCTGCCCTGATGTCTAGGAAAAGCAATAAAGGATGAAGTAAATAATGATGTGGTGTCAGGGAGCAACCAATCCAGGGATCAAAATGGGGCACAAACACAAGAAGTTTGGAGACAATTGAAGTAATTTATTTATGATATGAAAACCTACTCTAATTCTCTGGACTTCAGTATCAGTCTTCAAAAATTATGGTCATTTTTTGGATCATTTCTTAAAATGATGGTTGGTATATAATTAAGGTTTGCTAAACAATTATTGAATGgctaaatatagaaataatggaTGAATGTTAAAGCCTTGGTTTCATTAATACATGTCAGGAGCAACTGTCAGTCATTTCAGGTTATATAGCAAGTATTGGTACATTTTAGTATACAATATTTGTAAGTAAATCACAttcatgataataaaaatatataatagacTTGATAAACTATGAGCTCTAGATTTTTATAACTATTTAATTATGAATCTATACAGTGAAAAATGCTGGCAATTTTTAAAGGCCATGAAAAGTACCAAGAGGTATCAGCCTTGAAAGGATTCCAGGAACAAGGGAAAGTGGGGACAATGTAAACAGAGACTAAGAAAAGCAGCTTGTGCTGATAACAAAGGGGTGATATAGTCAAGGAAAATATTTAGACCCAAGAGACTTAGGATAGAGTCCAGCTTTTGTCAGTGGTGAAACCTCCAGTAAGTGATGTAATCTGTTACAGGATTCTTAATTACAAAATAGCAGTAAGAATAGTGAAGGTTTGATGAATGACCGTAAAGACCTAGACACAAGATATGCCAAGGAGCACCAGTGCAGATGTGGCTGTTGGCTTAAGCAGAAGAGATAACTTGAGAGGGGAAACGGTACATGGGAGGCTTTGGGACAGGCAATAAAAAGGAGGGGTGAGGTGAATTTGGAAAACAGACTTTCCAGGAAGAAGAATCTGagctataaaacacacacacacacacacacacacacacacacacacacacacacaatgggataaaaacaaacccaaagagaGAGCAATGTCCAGACACATTGAAGGAAAAAGGACAAAAGACTCACCTGTTAGCATGACACCCAGAgctgcaaaataaataaagggtAAGTTAGCATCTGTCCCCAGTGATCCCGGATGCCAGAGCTCTGGAATCAGTATGGGGATGAGACCCACATTCATGAAATGCTAATAATTAATGTGGAGCAGGAGCTGCACCCTTTCCTCTATTCTCCTCCGTTGGTTTCTGTCTTGTGCTTTAGTAGATGCCAGAGGATTTAAAAGATCTAAGTTATTAGCCTGGATTCCCACTGACAATGGTGCTCAGCCcagttttctctgcttctttctactACAGACTGCCTGAAAAACACCCCATGGTTTGTGTATGTGCTGcaaagtcaaaaaacaaaaaacaaaaaccatcaatgCCCCCCACCATGACACTCTCTAGATGCATTCTGGTCCCTTGGGGCAGAGAATAACCTAAGCCTGTACTTACACATGAGCAGCAGAGCTAGGCACAGCTGGGCAGACCCTCCAGTGGCCATCACCCCGTACCTTCAGGTGCTAACTGCGCCAGAGAGCTATGGCTTTGAAAATAGGCTTGAAACTACAAAGGAGAAGGAAATGCTTTCTGCATCATATCTGATTAACTCATCAGCTATGCCTGGGCTTGGTTCTCTCCAGAGATAATAATACGGTTGTGCCAAATTGGGCAATTTTATAGTCACCCATCTTCTCCTATTGTACCTTCAACTGACACCTAGAATCTGGTAGACAGGAACTAAAGATCTAAGCAGAGTCATGTGGATTTCTTAAGGTGACATTCAATGCACAAGAATTTAATTTGAGACTTAAAAACACGAAAGTATAGAGAACTATAAAACGATAAGTGCCAGGCTCTATGCTAAATATAACTGATActgtacatacaaaataaatctcATGTGTTAGATATTACTGTATAATTTAATTAGATTTTATAATCTATACTGTATTAATAGAAAACTAGATCTTAGAAAGGTTAAGTAATCTGTATTATGATGCCACCTATTAAAAGGCTAATTTATGCTTtagacatacaaatatataaacttGAAGTGAGTATCTTCATCACTGTGATGCTCTTTTTAAGAACACTCCATATCCTGGAGAACAATAAATGAAATGGTTTGAGGATCCTCTAAGTTACTGTCCTTCTCCTACTTGGTCTCCTGCTCTTTGCTTCGTTTGTAAGTCTCCATCTGATTCACTGTGATCTACTATATGATGGGTGCTTTGAAGATAGTCTCAGAGTCTCTTCCTCCACTtggttctctttttgttttgttttgtttttgtttttattggatattttatttacatttcagttattatcccctttccccatttccccacatacaccagaaaccccctattccatctcccttactcctgcttctatgaggatgtgccccccctcCGACTCCCACATcaccaccctcgaattcccccacactggggcatccagcattcatgggaccaaggacctcctcacCCATCtgtgccccacaaggccatcctcccctacatgtaagGCTGAGCCATGCGTCCCCCCTATGTGTTCCCAAGCTAGTGGTTTAGACGCTGGGGGAGCTCCAGTTGGTCTCTCCATGGAGCTGCAAACActttcaggtccttcagtcttctctcaaacTCCTCCATTGGGCACCCCATGATCCGTTCAATAGTTaggtgtgagcatctgcctctgaatatgtcaggctctggcagacccctaaggagacagctatatcaggctcctgtcagcatgcacttcttggcatccacagcaGCGTCTGCCttaggtgactgcacatgggatgaatacccaggtgcaATAGTCTTCAGAccgcccctccttcagtttatatcccacactttgttttcatattttcttctatgagtattttgttactccttctaagaaggactgaagcacccacactttggtcttcctttttcattcatGACCTCCATGTAGTCTATGAGTTGCAACTCAGGTATGGTGAGAttgtgggctaatatccacttatcactgagtgcataccatgtgtgttcttttgtgattgggttacctcactcaggatgatattttctagttccatctatttgcctaagaattttatgaattcattgtttttaatagctgagtaatactccattgtgtaaatgtaccacattttcttgaatccattcctctgttgaaagacatctgtgttctttccagcttctggctactataaataaggctgctatgagcatagtggaacatatgtccttgttatatgttggagcatcttctgggtatatgcccaggagtggtatagctgggtcattaGGTAAtgatatgtccaattttctcaggaagcaccagactgatttctagagtggttgtaccagcttgcaatctcaccaacaatgataaagtgttcctctttctctacaacctcaccagcatctgctgtcacctgagattttgatcttagccattctgactccTGTGaggagttgt encodes:
- the Fcer1a gene encoding high affinity immunoglobulin epsilon receptor subunit alpha — its product is MATGGSAQLCLALLLMSLGVMLTATQKSVVSLDPPWIRIFTGEKVILSCNGNKFLEMNSTKWIHNGITSNVTSSHLVILSATIQDSGKYICQNQGFYKSKPVYLNVIQEWLLLQTSADVVLDNGSFDIRCHGWKNWKVRKVTYYRNNHAFNYSYESPGISIRNATLNDSGTYYCTGYLKKLPYESDKFRVAIVKAYKSKYCWLQLIFPLLVVILFAVDTCLLLSTQEQFISVLKSQKTGKGNKVET